The Linepithema humile isolate Giens D197 chromosome 7, Lhum_UNIL_v1.0, whole genome shotgun sequence genome has a window encoding:
- the e(y)3 gene encoding fap1 adhesin isoform X1 → MSEDFKMGLFGSKDRNQEQKEKSSKDNSPAQYAPYGVDSDTETYDTEALSMMDINDIIGVQSGEQVGDSTLESEIAALSQIITDSKIESISQSNPKPETEQSLSKALNPTSDTICVTNTNDIEVSSAESSIVSEKCTGENISSTEMDPVVKYDETCDVNTDKIVDDTSTVCASKLSSNDKSQIEINSLTTILDDTSQENVQNKQETNTVSSMEIEKDIVEKIEAQSSTETVESEKESKNSAKSMVTVGGISKSLQLIGEAYNSEDSEETDMNDGDSLKETPISAVHHEKDNSEETDELEQAAKILLQLDDIASGQTISEESSVKVENVIDNQLDLNKKVESEDSSQHKTLQQTLEKQENIDDCVLKENIDNEISSSTYEQSENNTDKAETTEETSLVCQSSIETCKETTDTLVDTIENIEESRKDEVQNIELDSRVLSTHVPETEKESSSATSNELLDNCSLDNEKELVQNVPESKDTDASVESANETKDSMLIETSDKKSNMAEVTSKNNDSQEANMTIESCQTTQEIVSIVDKINDSQETAVTTSDNQDDMSVEETSDLKNVSIVQTTPDTSNEELVLDKDTSVHEHTDEERNIKNDITSISSHLLSEESSDLCSTDLITQTDTNSTSIDVNNLVETAIHAEDIFTEALESLIPIEHDESIKQLPTVSEKSANEINDIAPSQLEDSILISNEDSNKTIENINEPLLETEKTENAELKISEAASSLKEDENKTLLIQNKPQQELDRSESCVQNEEINLCAMKDDDAASSLHNIAEKEEVEENIAEISSNKTEIKEIEKASSLKEEEVAEIEKNIAEDDKTQEIVPEPKVQQSDIQATNVQDTQHDENVKPCDETAGTKTESEDSIDVNVTPIVEEKNVKTIIEESADVNLKDVQSSIISTIDTSLLHENSNERADTEQSTKKLSDDSESIDTAEQTIDALEGLLTLIPDSENSSLKDMKVEDKAPMEETASKDVDMDLLLDQANQGEATIAQNTDYITSVITSCLTNRDNETSKTDINAPTDDKTTEDSEALTMNKNISAEPLNETTVDDERIEEALGTDGDLQQNDLDVDFEDNRLEPIGELEENEAKLELPQDILLESVMARENVSRCTSSVIENSQSSSEISELESAVKFLQESEEQTIDSPLVLSPKMVESVVEDITKQANEELYVPVDDEVESELANLRDAAAADSISISEAEIISEAAKLEKEREIAVQMQNVSSADVKDVEISKEIKPSEETEDRTFSKTLSDTATVVGSSLNVQVTDRMHVEKEAAFEIRPLSSEGILKACERIPRTSILEERLKEPPKIEIPVPDSAKMLESSISPNDSLLMPKDARAVAYSRMLESPKSAEKTESKGPDTPRRDEKHSDFENVGSPRIILKIAKSAIADCSEPRSPKSPKIRSATNSPNPEDSPGQKLGKIKLKLSKGGHPSIISNEYAEEINQWHTSDNAPSLSPIGMKIKLSKSGDASIVSAEKHENIDDSKEAKYKIEEPKRTDSPIGMKIKLSKSGDASIISDSKQQDSSKEAFTKHKEKLEISQGSPKRTESPIGMKFKLSKTGDASIIQTDKPESSEEHKEAPKRTDSPIGMKIKLSKTGDASIVSPDIPEDTKESSKAKEKQDYPEPPKRTESPIGMKIKLSKCKGGASIVPVDNTEDTRDKLEVPEPPKRTESPLGMKFKLSKSGDASIIHSEVTDDVKDTRCKEKSEMTQDTMKTSESSGIKIKMIKTGETTSSTLMDMIEEQDTLQASESTAAIPKIKVSKSGDASDKTESAEDSKPREGQAEAKRTESPLGMKIKLSKSGDASIVQSEATAEDHQSKATRMSDAEHSKGGDSSIGMKIKLFKTGDASVMDTPSSSSEKKDKQQRRREATDSPLEMKIKLSKTGHPTIVTCDTHGESSAHKGKDVAVLDSILSFPHRYMEQTTVPKEPGLKMLKSGHHSSILQSNRAELTIEPVQSRKQSAENTQQQIDISPKRKDVTISPIESKKSKLEAQLSQILPEVTIQPVVCRDQKQQQQQQLLFDPNTNLISRQQMNVINQEISITQVRPSDVGEKLKDLLSKNTINSPGGSSDCEIIEHRPELIIVNENSNSSQDVVIIEEVTPKRSIADIKVPKKRGRPRRNPMVVQQQLVQQSTAQMLIPRDPLALDEVQQVPPQQLEHRENERPKRTCRSQKSYAPPKRGRGRGRGKRKMDNVEPLVAKKPRIDQDLSAIEASTMAVITIDETTPIQQDSLRKSSELYKALKQPPMDCKIEKHILSRKEAGKKDLKVSKSEIMMQLESARSSCVQEDLSKASTSQISADSKADQHKKPAIEIVSEKMQKAAGKQHAENKGMNKVSDGSRISEIKEIPVPPGHSNWLTPTSKKQADTTAIRGETVSTVQVIDEETRMSAESGSRSQTPARNISAPASETIINEESQGSVLSTATTESEKVKVKNRRMEINFDPDEGPFTVDKIAEYEWPLDRKGETFMIQEQISQYLGVKSFKRKYPDLKRRVVDMEERNYLRENGLVSEAMCDMGLTAVCSSEVLDVMCSDFPDQYEEYRKHMREKQVKEHSKKQKELSAAANAERNRIDLAEMAVQSAMSWNISLNKARKENRKCCLDLQTFTIHVPKKQQKVDPEHKVGHYPVALIPGQYTDYYREYTPAELRYYPLNTVLYGPTRPNERKFDSQSEGSQSDSDSESSSDDSSSSSSEGTQDTEGSQSTMDDVDMDISNSKDDVKLKCKMCLKILNKHNKSEILIQCGTCNGNVHPSCIDLTLDMVPHIQSYAWQCTDCKTCAQCHDPADEDKMLFCDMCDRGYHIYCVGLRRVPQGRWHCQECAVCANCGSREPGGANSDRNSVALWQHEYKKGEKNTRVYVSTLCVPCSKLWRKGRYCPHCSRCHTSQRLDLEANLVHCSACDKYLHLECVETKGLAVDKKNYLCDFCTPSTRHQMTKPLVSKVLKT, encoded by the exons ATGTCGGAGGATTTTAAGATGGGCCTATTCGGCTCTAAAGACAGGAATcaagaacaaaaagaaaaatcttcCAAGGACAATTCTCCAGCTCAATATGCTCCATATGGTGTTGATAGCGATACTGAAACATATGACACTGAAGCTCTGAGTATGATGGATATCAATGATATTATTGGTGTGCAGTCCGGCGAACAAGTTGGCGATTCGACTTTAGAAAGTGAAATCGCCGCACTTTCACAGATCATTACAGATTCAAAAATAGAATCAATCTCGCAGTCAAATCCAAAACCAGAAACAGAACAGAGTTTATCCAAGGCATTAAATCCTACTTCTGATACCATTTGTGTTACAAATACTAATGATATTGAAGTTTCCAGTGCTGAATCCAGTATTGTGTCTGAAAAATGTACag gggaaaatatttcaagtacAGAAATGGATCCTGTAGTTAAATATGATGAAACTTGCGATGTAAATACTGATAAAATAGTTGATGACACATCCACAGTTTGTGCATCAAAATTGTCTTCCAATGACAAATCACAAATTGAAATCAATTCGTTGACTACTATTCTAGATGATACTTCTCAGGAAAATGTCCAAAATAAGCAAGAAACAAATACTGTTTCTTCTATGGagattgaaaaagatattgttGAGAAAATAGAGGCTCAGTCTAGCACTGAAACAGTAGAGAGTGAAAAAGAATCTAAAAACAGTGCAAAGTCTATGGTAACAGTTGGTGGTATCAGCAAGAGTTTACAATTAATAGGAGAAGCATACAACTCTGAAGATTCTGAAGAAACTGACATGAATGATGGCGATTCTTTGAAAGAAACTCCTATTTCTGCAGTACATCACGAGAAAGATAATTCTGAAGAAACTGATGAATTGGAACAagctgcaaaaatattattacagttaGATGATATTGCAAGTGGGCAGACTATTTCAGAGGAATCAAGTGTTAAAGTGGAAAATGTCATTGATAACCAATTAGATTTGAACAAAAAAGTTGAGTCAGAGGATTCTAGTCAACATAAAACATTACAACAGACTTTAGAAAAACAAGAGAATATAGATGATTGCGTGCTAAAAGAAAACAttgataatgaaatatcaaGTAGCACATATGAACAAAGTGAAAATAACACAGATAAAGCGGAGACAACCGAAGAAACGTCATTAGTGTGTCAATCTTCCATCGAGACTTGTAAAGAAACTACAGATACATTAGTGgatacaattgaaaatatagaagaaagtCGGAAAGACGAAgttcaaaatattgaattagaCTCGAGAGTATTATCAACACATGTTCCCGAAACAGAGAAAGAAAGTAGTTCTGCAACTTCTAATGAATTACTAGATAATTGTTCCCTTGATAATGAGAAGGAACTTGTACAAAATGTACCCGAAAGCAAAGATACGGATGCTTCTGTAGAATCTGCAAATGAAACTAAGGATTCTATGTTAATTGAGACATCTGATAAGAAATCAAATATGGCAGAAGTgacaagtaaaaataatgattctcAGGAAGCAAATATGACTATTGAAAGCTGTCAAACAACGCAGGAGATTGTTTCAAtagtagataaaattaatgattctCAAGAAACAGCTGTTACAACTTCTGATAATCAAGATGACATGAGTGTAGAAGAGACGTCTGATTTAAAGAATGTAAGTATAGTTCAGACTACACCAGACACAAGTAATGAGGAATTAGTTTTAGATAAAGATACATCCGTACATGAACACACAGATGAAGAGAGGAATATAAAGAACGATATAACGTCTATAAGCAGTCATTTATTAAGTGAGGAAAGTTCAGATTTATGCTCCACAGATTTGATAACACAGACTGATACGAATTCAACGTCTATAGATGTTAATAATTTGGTGGAGACAGCTATTCACGCGGAAGACATCTTTACAGAAGCACTTGAATCATTAATTCCAATCGAACATGATGAATCCATCAAACAGCTTCCAACTGTATCAGAAAAATCTGCAAACGAGATTAATGATATTGCACCTAGTCAACTTGAGGATTCTATTCTAATATCAAATGAGGATTCAAATAAGACAATCGAAAATATAAACGAACCATTACTTGAGACTGAGAAAACAGAAAACGCAGAGTTAAAGATATCAGAAGCAGCATCATCTCTTaaagaagatgaaaataaaacgttattaatacaaaataaaccACAGCAAGAACTTGATCGATCTGAATCATGTGTacaaaatgaagaaattaatttgtgtgCTATGAAAG aCGATGATGCGGCAAGCTCCTTGCACAATATAGCAGAGAAGGAAGAAGTCGAGGAAAATATCGCTGAGATATCATCAAACAAaacagaaattaaagaaatcgAGAAAGCATCAAGCTTAAAAGAAGAGGAAGTcgcagaaattgaaaaaaatattgcggaAGACGATAAAACTCAAGAGATAGTTCCAGAACCGAAAGTTCAACAATCTGATATCCAAGCCACTAATGTACAAGATACACAACATGATGAAAACGTGAAACCGTGCGATGAGACTGCAGGAACTAAAACGGAATCGGAAGATTCAATCGATGTTAATGTAACGCCGATAGTGGaggagaaaaatgtaaaaaccaTTATAGAAGAATCCGCTGACGTCAATTTAAAAGACGTACAATCGAGTATCATTAGCACAATTGACACCTCTTTATTGCACGAAAATTCAAACGAAAGAGCAGATACTGAACAGTCGACGAAGAAACTGTCGGATGATTCAGAAAGCATAGACACCGCTGAACAAACTATAGATGCGCTCGAGGGACTGCTAACTCTTATACCAGATAGCGAAAATTCTTCGTTAAAGGACATGAAAGTGGAAGACAAGGCACCGATGGAAGAAACTGCGAGCAAAGATGTCGATATGGATCTTTTGTTGGATCAAGCGAATCAAGGCGAAGCAACCATCGCGCAAAACACTGATTATATAACAAGCGTGATTACCAGTTGTTTGACAAACAGAGATAATGAAACGAGCAAAACTGACATCAACGCGCCAACTGACGATAAAACTACCGAAGATAGCGAGGCATTAACAATGAACAAAAACATAAGTGCGGAACCGTTGAATGAAACGACTGTGGACGACGAAAGAATAGAAGAGGCTCTTGGGACGGACGGTGATTTGCAACAGAATGATTTGGATGTGGATTTCGAGGATAATCGATTGGAACCGATTGGAGAATTGGAGGAAAATGAGGCGAAGTTAGAATTGCCGCAGGACATTTTATTGGAGAGTGTGATGGCGAGAGAGAACGTGTCCCGATGCACCTCGAGCGTTATCGAAAATTCGCAGTCGAGTTCGGAAATATCCGAGTTGGAATCCGCGGTGAAGTTTCTGCAGGAATCCGAGGAACAAACGATAGACTCGCCGCTGGTACTCTCGCCGAAAATGGTGGAAAGCGTCGTCGAGGATATAACCAAACAGGCGAACGAGGAGCTTTACGTGCCCGTTGACGACGAAGTTGAGTCTGAGTTGGCGAATCTGCGAGACGCCGCAGCGGCGGATTCCATTTCCATTTCGGAAGCCGAGATCATATCAGAGGCTGCGAAGCTCGAGAAGGAACGAGAAATAGCGGTGCAGATGCAGAACGTATCCAGTGCTGATGTGAAAGACGTCGAAATAAGCAAAGAGATCAAACCGAGTGAAGAAACAGAAGATCGCACGTTTTCGAAGACTTTGTCTGACACCGCGACTGTCGTGGGTAGTTCCCTGAATGTGCAAGTAACGGACCGGATGCACGTCGAAAAGGAAGCTGCGTTCGAAATTAGACCGTTGTCGAGCGAAGGTATTTTGAAGGCGTGCGAGCGAATCCCGAGAACGTCGATATTGGAGGAGCGACTGAAGGAACCACCGAAGATTGAGATACCCGTTCCGGATTCAGCTAAAATGTTAGAATCCTCCATCAGCCCGAATGACAGTCTTCTCATGCCGAAGGACGCGAGAGCTGTCGCGTACTCGAGGATGTTGGAATCGCCAAAGTCGGCCGAGAAGACTGAATCGAAGGGCCCCGATACGCCGCGCAGAGACGAGAAGCACTCGGACTTTGAGAACGTCGGCTCGCCGAGAATAATCCTGAAGATCGCCAAGTCCGCTATTGCAGATTGCAGCGAGCCGCGCTCGCCGAAGAGCCCGAAGATCCGATCGGCTACGAACTCGCCGAATCCCGAGGATAGTCCGGGTCAGAAATTGGGAAAGATTAAGCTAAAGCTGTCAAAGGGCGGTCATCCATCTATAATATCCAACGAGTATGCGGAGGAGATCAATCAGTGGCACACCTCCGATAACGCGCCGTCATTGTCTCCCATCGGCATGAAAATCAAGCTGTCCAAGTCTGGCGACGCTTCTATCGTGAGTGCGGAAAAGCACGAAAACATAGACGATTCAAAGGAGGCGAAGTACAAAATTGAAGAACCGAAGAGAACGGATTCGCCGATCGGTATGAAGATTAAGTTATCCAAGTCTGGAGACGCTTCGATCATCTCAGATTCCAAGCAGCAGGATTCCAGCAAGGAAGCTTTTACGAAGCACAAGGAGAAATTGGAGATTTCGCAAGGAAGTCCTAAGAGAACCGAATCGCCGATCGGAATGAAGTTCAAGCTCTCCAAGACTGGTGACGCCTCTATCATACAAACTGATAAGCCGGAATCTTCAGAGGAGCACAAGGAGGCACCGAAACGAACCGATTCTCCGATCGGTATGAAAATTAAACTGTCGAAAACCGGCGATGCTTCGATCGTGTCTCCGGATATTCCCGAGGACACGAAGGAGTCGTCGAAGGCAAAGGAGAAGCAGGATTACCCGGAGCCGCCGAAGAGGACCGAGTCTCCGATCGGGATGAAAATAAAGCTGTCCAAGTGCAAAGGTGGCGCATCTATTGTTCCGGTGGATAACACGGAGGATACAAGAGACAAACTGGAAGTACCTGAGCCGCCTAAGCGCACCGAATCGCCGCTCGGTATGAAATTCAAGTTGTCTAAATCGGGTGACGCGTCTATTATACACTCCGAAGTGACGGACGACGTGAAGGATACGAGATGCAAAGAAAAATCCGAGATGACGCAAGATACGATGAAAACATCGGAGTCTTCCGGCATCAAGATTAAGATGATAAAGACGGGTGAGACGACGTCGTCGACATTGATGGACATGATTGAGGAACAAGACACGCTTCAAGCCTCAGAATCTACAGCCGCCATTCCGAAGATCAAAGTATCGAAATCTGGAGATGCGTCCGATAAAACGGAGTCAGCGGAAGATTCGAAGCCACGGGAGGGTCAGGCGGAAGCGAAGAGAACGGAATCTCCGCTCGGCATGAAGATCAAGTTGTCTAAAAGCGGTGATGCTTCTATCGTGCAGAGCGAAGCCACCGCGGAAGATCATCAAAGCAAAGCTACGCGTATGTCCGATGCGGAACACTCCAAAGGCGGCGACTCGTCCATCGGAATGAAGATTAAACTGTTCAAAACGGGCGATGCTTCGGTGATGGACACACCTTCCAGTTCTTCCGAGAAGAAGGACAAGCAGCAGAGGCGTAGGGAGGCCACAGATTCGCCGCTGGAGATGAAGATCAAACTATCCAAGACCGGTCATCCCACCATCGTAACCTGCGATACTCACGGCGAATCCTCCGCGCACAAAGGCAAAGATGTAGCGGTTCTGGATTCCATATTGAGCTTCCCTCACAGATACATGGAGCAGACAACAGTGCCCAAAGAGCCTGGATTGAAGATGCTGAAATCCGGGCATCATTCATCCATTTTGCAGAGCAATCGGGCCGAGCTGACGATTGAACCGGTGCAGAGCAGGAAACAATCAGCGGAGAACACCCAGCAGCAAATCGATATATCGCCAAAGCGCAAGGACGTAACGATCTCGCCGATTGAGAGCAAGAAATCCAAGCTGGAAGCGCAGCTTTCGCAGATTTTACCAGAGGTTACTATCCAACCGGTGGTGTGTCGGGATCAgaagcagcaacaacaacagcaaTTGTTGTTCGACCCGAACACGAATCTGATCAGTCGACAGCAGATGAATGTGATCAACCAGGAGATCAGTATCACGCAGGTGCGACCGTCAGACGTGGGCGAGAAGCTGAAGGATCTTTTGAGCAAGAACACTATCAATTCGCCGGGTGGATCGTCGGATTGCGAGATTATCGAGCATCGCCCGGAGCTGATAATCGTCAATGAAAACTCGAATTCTAGCCAGGACGTTGTCATCATAGAGGAAGTGACGCCTAAGAGAAGTATTGCTGATATTAAAGTGCCGAAGAAGAGAGGCAGACCGCGAAGAAATCCAATGGTGGTGCAACAGCAGCTCGTTCAACAATCAACCGCGCAAATGTTGATACCCAGAGATCCTTTAGCCTTGGATGAGGTGCAGCAAGTTCCTCCGCAACAACTCGAACACAGAGAGAACGAGAGGCCTAAAAGAACCTGCAGAAGCCAGAAGAGTTACGCCCCACCCAAAAGAGGCAGAGGACGAG GTCGTGGTAAACGGAAAATGGATAACGTGGAACCTTTGGTTGCGAAAAAGCCTCGTATAGATCAAGACTTGTCTGCTATAGAAGCATCGACGATGGCTGTCATTACCATCGACGAAACGACACCGATACAGCAAGATTCGCTGCGGAAATCATCGGAATTGTACAAGGCGCTTAAACAGCCGCCCATGGATTGTAAAATAGAGAAACACATATTGAGTCGCAAAGAAGCAGGGAAGAAAGACTTGAAAGTCTCTAAGTCCGAGATAATGATGCAACTGGAATCTGCCAGATCGTCGTGCGTCCAAGAAGACCTATCGAAAGCGTCCACGAGTCAAATATCCGCAGATTCAAAAGCTGACCAGCATAAAAAGCCGGCTATAGAAATTGTCTCTGAAAAGATGCAGAAAGCGGCGGGAAAGCAACACGCGGAGAATAAAGGCATGAATAAAGTGTCGGATGGGTCGAGAATATCCGAAATTAAAGAGATACCTGTACCGCCCGGACATTCGAATTGGTTAACGCCGACATCTAAGAAGCAAGCGGACACCACGGCTATCAGAGGCGAAACGGTGTCGACGGTGCAAGTAATCGATGAGGAGACGAGAATGAGCGCCGAGTCCGGCTCGAGATCTCAGACACCGGCTAGAAATATATCAGCACCGG CTTCGGagacaataataaatgaagaatCGCAAGGTAGTGTCCTGAGTACTGCTACGACCGAATCAGAAAAAGTCAAAGTAAAAAACCGGAGGATGGAGATTAATTTTGATCCCGATGAAGGACCGTTCACTGTTGATAAAATAGCAGAATACGAGTGGCCACTTGACCGAAAGGGCGAAACTTTCATGATACAGGAACAGATATCGCAGTATCTTGGCGTAAAGTCTTTCAAGCGTAAATATCCAGATCTCAAACGTAGGGTTGTTGATATGgaagagagaaattatttaaggGAAAATGGATTGGTTAGCGAAGCAATGTGTGATATGG GTTTAACAGCGGTGTGCAGTTCAGAAGTACTGGATGTAATGTGCAGTGACTTCCCCGATCAGTACGAAGAGTATCGCAAGCACATGCGCGAGAAGCAAGTCAAGGAACATTCCAAAAAGCAGAAGGAATTATCGGCCGCGGCGAACGCGGAGAGGAATAGAATAGATCTTGCGGAAATGGCGGTGCAGTCGGCAATGTCGTGGAATATTAGTCTAAATAAAGCTCGCAAGGAGAACCGCAAGTGCTGCTTAGATTTGCAGACTTTCACGATTCACGTGCCAAAAAAGCAACAGAAGGTCGATCCGGAGCACAAAGTGGGACATTATCCGGTTGCATTGATACCGGGGCAATATACCGATTATTATAGGGAATATACACCAGCGGAATTACGATATTATCCTTTAAATACAGTTTTGTACGGACCCACGCGGCCTAATGAGCGTAAATTCGATAGTCAATCGGAAGGTTCTCAAAGCGATAGCGATAGCGAATCTTCTTCCGATGACTCAAG TTCATCTTCCAGCGAAGGCACGCAAGATACGGAAGGATCTCAGTCAACTATGGACGACGTAGACATGGATATCTCAAACTCGAAAGATGATGTAAAATTGAAGTGCAAGATGTgcctgaaaattttaaataaacataacaagagtgaaattttaattcaatgtgGTACTTGCAATGGAAATg tTCATCCATCCTGTATAGATTTAACATTGGATATGGTACCGCACATTCAGTCATATGCATGGCAATGTACTGATTGTAAAACGTGCGCGCAATGTCACGATCCGGCGGATGAAGACAAAATGCTCTTTTGTGACATGTGCGATCGTGG GTACCATATCTATTGTGTTGGTTTGCGGCGAGTACCACAAGGAAGATGGCATTGTCAGGAATGCGCTGTGTGCGCAAATTGCGGTTCTAGAGAACCCGGAGGAGCTAATTCAGACAGAAACAGTGTGGCGCTATGGCaacatgaatataaaaaaggcGAGAAAAACACTCGAGTTTATGTGTCCACACTCTGTGTACCATGTTCGAA GCTCTGGCGAAAGGGTCGCTATTGCCCGCACTGCAGTCGCTGTCATACGTCCCAAAGGCTCGACCTGGAAGCGAATCTAGTGCATTGCAGCGCATGTGACAAATATCTGCACTTAG aatgcgTGGAGACCAAGGGACTAGCGGTTGACAAGAAAAATTACCTGTGTGATTTTTGTACACCGTCGACTCGTCACCAAATGACAAAGCCGTTAGTTTCGAAAGTGCTCAAAACATGA